The following proteins are co-located in the Gigantopelta aegis isolate Gae_Host chromosome 5, Gae_host_genome, whole genome shotgun sequence genome:
- the LOC121373779 gene encoding oocyte zinc finger protein XlCOF15-like, protein MSSSSDQACVEREVSSNCIERNSNLNIHVQAQTDSEKRFQCGMCFRCFSRKSTIKMHMRTHGDARPFQCEVCKKCFRWGHNLKQHMMVHTGAKPFQCDVCAKYFSSKFHLKIHKLVHTGDKPYKCDVCETGFSLPGRLRRHALLHSGVKDFKCELCGNAFSQSAGLISHMKTHTRDKAFKCEICKREYTRSSYLKQHMLIHDHGNDFECVVCAERFTQHSHLRQHYVASHWC, encoded by the coding sequence ATGTCATCATCCAGTGACCAGGCATGTGTCGAACGTGAAGTCTCATCAAACTGTATTGAACGCAACTCTAATTTAAACATCCATGTACAAGCACAGACCGATAGTGAGAAGCGTTTCCAATGTGGAATGTGCTTCAGATGTTTTTCAAGAAAGAGTACCATCAAGATGCACATGAGGACTCACGGTGACGCAAGACCATTTCAGTGTGAAGTGTGCAAGAAGTGTTTTCGGTGGGGTCATAACTTGAAGCAGCATATGATGGTCCACACTGGTGCTAAACCTTTCCAATGTGATGTGTGTGCAAAATATTTCTCCAGCAAATTCCACTTGAAGATTCATAAATTAGTTCACACTGGTGATAAACCTTACAAATGTGATGTCTGCGAAACAGGCTTCTCATTGCCCGGGAGGTTACGTCGACACGCGTTACTGCACAGTGGTGTTAAGGATTTCAAGTGCGAGTTGTGTGGGAATGCTTTCTCGCAGAGTGCTGGCCTGATTTCTCACATGAAGACACACACACGCGACAAAGCGTTCAAGTGTGAGATCTGCAAAAGGGAGTACACACGCAGCTCGTACTTGAAGCAACACATGTTGATTCACGACCACGGGAACGACTTCGAGTGTGTGGTGTGCGCAGAACGCTTCACGCAGCATTCCCATCTGAGACAGCATTATGTTGCTTCACACTGGTGTTAA